One Triticum dicoccoides isolate Atlit2015 ecotype Zavitan chromosome 4B, WEW_v2.0, whole genome shotgun sequence genomic window carries:
- the LOC119293220 gene encoding BEL1-like homeodomain protein 3 — protein sequence MVTKRLQESGSPKQARPAPVATDSANGPLMLLRLREQCCCGHPAASPVGPLALTLGAPAATDDACRRCCCASDADADAPALAPGVMPSVDSVLRGSRYLRPVQELLRDAVSAVVGGDDDESAGGGSEDEAGQEAALRELRLRAAATSRRGILAKNDGGAGAVQAKLLGLLSELEGRQEHYFQELSRVASSFEPALGPAATAGYTSLMSRAMTRHFGNLRRAILRKLAAVTRPAPAPRARLWANDDSEEDEEDDDEQDYDPVQTEDMVSRLVRRTKQAAAARAAEQVCKPLRGLPEGSVAVLRAWLFNHFLDPYPSDNEKLRLAVSTGLSRRQISNWFINARVRLWKPMVEEMYADEFSAVSSRDDDGGAASSQ from the exons ATGGTGACCAAGCGCCTCCAGGAAAGCGGCTCGCCGAAGCAAGCTCGTCCTGCTCCTGTCGCCACCGACAGCGCCAACGGCCCGCTGATGCTGCTCCGTTTGCGGGAGCAGTGCTGCTGCGGCCACCCGGCTGCCTCGCccgtcggcccgctcgcgctcacgCTCGGCGCCCCGGCGGCAACCGACGACGCCTGCCGCCGGTGCTGCTGCGCGAGCGACGCGGACGCGGACGCGCCGGCTCTGGCGCCTGGGGTTATGCCGTCCGTGGACTCGGTGCTCCGTGGCTCCCGGTACCTGAGGCCGGTCCAGGAGCTGCTGCGCGACGcggtctccgccgtcgtcggcggagACGACGACGAGAGCGCGGGAGGAGGGAGTGAAgacgaggcgggccaagaggcgGCTCTCCGTGAGCTGCGTCTGCGGGCGGCAGCGACGAGCCGCCGCGGGATCCTGGCCAAGAACGACGGCGGCGCCGGGGCGGTGCAAGCCAAGCTCCTCGGCCTTCTCAGCGAG CTGGAGGGCCGGCAGGAGCACTACTTCCAGGAGCTGAGCCGCGTGGCGTCGTCCTTCGAGCCGGCGCTGGGGCCCGCCGCGACGGCCGGGTACACGTCCCTCATGTCGCGGGCCATGACGCGCCACTTCGGCAACCTGCGCCGCGCCATCCTCCGCAAGCTCGCCGCGGTCACaaggccggcgccggcgccgagggCGAGGCTGTGGGCGAACGATGacagcgaggaggacgaggaggacgacgacgagcaAGACTACGACCCCGTGCAGACGGAGGACATGGTGAGCAGGCTGGTCCGGCGGACGAAGCaggccgcggcggcgcgggcggcggagcaGGTGTGCAAGCCGCTGAGGGGCCTGCCGGAGGGGTCGGTGGCCGTGCTCCGGGCCTGGCTCTTCAACCATTTCCTAGATCC GTACCCGAGCGACAACGAGAAGCTGAGGCTGGCCGTGAGCACGGGGTTGAGCAGGAGACAGATATCCAACTGGTTCATCAACGCGCGGGTGCGgctgtggaagccgatggtcgaggAGATGTACGCCGACGAGTTCTCCGCCGTCTCCTCCAGGGACGACGACGGCGGGGCGGCGTCTTCTCAATAA